In Chloracidobacterium sp., the following proteins share a genomic window:
- a CDS encoding acyl-CoA carboxylase subunit beta gives MKPEAKTKSKIEQLKERSAAAEEGGGAKRVEKQKAQGKMTARERIDFFLDEGSFEEFDKFVVHRSTDFGLDEQRFPGDGVVTGHGLVDGREVFVFAQDFTVFGGSLSETHAEKICKVMDLAMKVGAPVVGLNDSGGARIQEGVVSLGGYADIFLRNTLASGVVPQISCILGPCAGGAVYSPAITDFNVMVKDTSYMFITGPDVIKTVTHEDVTKDELGGAMTHNAKSGVAHFAADSDEHALQITRELLSFIPSNNVDDPPFVATSDPSDRTDEALNTIVPENANQPYDIRDIVHSVVDDGYFFEVQEHYAPNIVVGFARLGGNSVGIVANQPAFLAGVLDIDASVKAARFVRFCDCFNIPLITFEDVPGFLPGVGQEHHGIIRHGAKLLFAFAEATVPKITVITRKAYGGAYCVMASKHIRTDINFAYPTAEIAVMGAEGAVDVLYRKQLADTTNPDEKRERIIGEFNEKFANPYVAAERGFIDEVIEPRSTRPKLIRALSLLKNKRDTNPPKKHGNIPL, from the coding sequence ATGAAGCCCGAGGCAAAGACAAAATCTAAGATCGAGCAGCTTAAGGAAAGGTCGGCGGCGGCTGAGGAAGGTGGCGGGGCGAAGCGCGTTGAGAAGCAGAAGGCGCAGGGCAAGATGACGGCGCGCGAGCGGATCGATTTCTTTCTCGACGAAGGGTCGTTTGAGGAGTTTGACAAGTTTGTCGTGCACCGTTCGACGGACTTTGGGCTTGACGAGCAGAGGTTCCCCGGCGACGGCGTCGTTACGGGCCACGGGCTGGTGGACGGACGTGAGGTGTTTGTCTTTGCACAGGACTTTACGGTGTTTGGCGGCTCATTGAGCGAGACGCACGCCGAGAAGATCTGCAAGGTTATGGACCTCGCGATGAAGGTCGGCGCACCCGTCGTCGGGCTGAACGATTCGGGCGGTGCGAGAATTCAGGAAGGCGTCGTCTCGCTCGGCGGCTACGCGGACATCTTTTTGCGAAATACGCTCGCCAGCGGCGTCGTGCCGCAGATCTCGTGCATCCTCGGCCCATGCGCCGGCGGCGCGGTCTATTCGCCCGCCATTACGGACTTTAACGTGATGGTCAAAGACACGTCGTATATGTTCATCACCGGCCCCGACGTGATCAAGACCGTCACGCACGAGGACGTGACCAAGGACGAGCTCGGCGGCGCGATGACGCACAATGCCAAGTCCGGCGTCGCTCACTTTGCGGCCGATTCGGACGAACACGCTCTGCAGATCACTCGCGAATTGCTCTCGTTTATCCCTTCGAACAACGTAGATGATCCGCCGTTCGTGGCGACAAGCGACCCAAGCGATCGCACGGACGAGGCATTGAACACGATCGTCCCCGAGAACGCAAATCAACCCTACGACATTCGCGATATCGTCCACTCGGTCGTTGACGACGGTTATTTCTTTGAGGTGCAGGAGCATTACGCGCCCAATATCGTCGTGGGATTTGCGCGTTTGGGCGGCAATTCGGTCGGGATCGTGGCGAATCAGCCCGCGTTCCTCGCCGGCGTGCTCGACATCGACGCTTCGGTCAAGGCGGCGAGGTTTGTGCGGTTCTGCGACTGCTTTAATATTCCGCTGATCACGTTTGAGGACGTGCCGGGATTTTTGCCCGGCGTCGGCCAGGAACATCACGGCATCATCCGCCACGGAGCGAAACTGCTGTTCGCATTCGCAGAGGCGACCGTGCCAAAGATCACCGTCATCACCCGCAAAGCCTACGGCGGCGCGTATTGCGTGATGGCCTCGAAGCACATTCGCACGGACATCAATTTCGCCTATCCGACCGCCGAGATCGCCGTCATGGGCGCCGAGGGCGCTGTGGACGTGCTCTACCGCAAGCAGTTGGCCGACACGACCAATCCCGACGAAAAACGCGAACGCATCATCGGTGAATTCAACGAGAAATTCGCGAATCCATACGTCGCGGCCGAACGCGGCTTTATCGACGAGGTGATCGAGCCGAGATCTACGCGGCCAAAGCTGATACGGGCGTTGTCGCTGTTAAAGAATAAACGCGACACAAATCCGCCGAAGAAGCACGGGAATATTCCGTTGTAG
- a CDS encoding HigA family addiction module antidote protein, whose product MSPKLKPIHPGEILLEEFLKPLGISQYRLAADISVPPRRINEIVLGKRSISPDTALRLSLYFGLSEQFWINLQTRFDLETEKDKLKGRLIREVRILQPA is encoded by the coding sequence ATGAGCCCAAAGCTAAAACCGATACATCCTGGCGAGATATTGCTTGAAGAGTTCCTCAAACCACTTGGCATCTCACAATACCGACTCGCGGCCGACATAAGCGTGCCCCCGCGTCGGATCAACGAGATAGTCCTCGGCAAGCGGTCGATCAGTCCCGACACCGCTCTCAGGCTGTCGCTGTACTTTGGCCTGTCTGAACAGTTTTGGATCAACCTACAGACGCGATTCGACCTCGAAACCGAAAAAGACAAACTCAAGGGCCGACTTATCCGCGAAGTTCGTATATTGCAGCCAGCTTAA
- a CDS encoding RNA methyltransferase, translating into MQREVITSRDNARLVNARKVRDGRVRDSIFVEGRRLAGEAVRSGVAIEECLIAESFADRELIDAAAARCEVSVVADRLFASVADTDTPQGIVLIARRPVNTPDDVAARVASAAAPVVVFLKEANNPANLGAIFRTAEAAGVAGVIVSSGSADAYSPKALRGAMGANLRLPIVEGVAFDEALAWAREKGLLPTATMAGASASYVDLDWQRPRMLVLGSEAHGLSDEELAAVDETVSIPLANDVESLNLGVAAGILMFEARRQCGICAE; encoded by the coding sequence ATGCAACGCGAGGTGATAACCAGCAGGGACAACGCGCGGCTCGTCAACGCACGGAAGGTGCGGGACGGGCGAGTGCGGGATTCGATCTTTGTCGAGGGCCGCAGGCTGGCGGGCGAAGCGGTGCGTTCGGGCGTGGCGATCGAGGAATGTCTGATCGCGGAATCGTTCGCGGACAGGGAACTGATCGATGCGGCGGCCGCGCGGTGTGAGGTGAGCGTCGTGGCGGACCGGCTGTTTGCGTCGGTCGCCGACACTGACACTCCGCAGGGCATCGTGCTGATCGCACGGCGGCCTGTGAATACGCCGGACGATGTGGCCGCGCGTGTCGCCTCAGCGGCGGCGCCGGTCGTGGTGTTCCTGAAAGAGGCGAATAACCCCGCGAATCTCGGTGCGATATTTCGCACGGCCGAGGCCGCAGGCGTGGCGGGCGTGATCGTGTCGAGCGGTTCGGCGGACGCGTATTCGCCAAAAGCGTTGAGAGGAGCAATGGGCGCGAACCTCAGGCTGCCGATAGTCGAGGGCGTGGCGTTTGACGAGGCGTTAGCGTGGGCACGCGAGAAGGGCCTTTTGCCAACGGCGACTATGGCTGGTGCTTCGGCGAGCTATGTCGATCTCGACTGGCAGCGGCCACGAATGCTGGTGCTCGGATCAGAGGCACACGGCCTGAGCGACGAGGAACTGGCGGCGGTGGATGAAACCGTTTCGATACCGCTCGCGAACGACGTCGAAAGCCTCAATCTGGGCGTAGCTGCGGGCATTTTGATGTTTGAGGCGAGGCGGCAGTGTGGGATCTGCGCGGAGTAA
- a CDS encoding serine/threonine-protein phosphatase translates to MDTVVHISSASVSDRGLSKKRPHNEDSYLELAQRGIFAVADGVGGAQAGEVASQMAMDILGEAFANAGNGDAETVMRAAIERANTAIHDMAQELPQLSSMATTVVAVHLNGNIATIGHVGDSRVYRLDRDGELHRETEDHSMVAEEVRAGRMTEEQAENHPSRNIISRALGAESTVEPDLKTIMVEPGNAFLLCSDGITRHVNDQEIKGVLTFGGTPEDVCEYLKELCFERGAEDNLTAVVIRLAAQVGEIDTASPDSPEPAETPTAATARKPAPAADDQVLEIETGRLAAQATTEDLDEAEHETISLTPEEKAAVTAAAPAIKADVPPTVPSFRHEPEDIGVARSSPSASSAGGKVLIGIVMLALGVVIGGAASYLVLKARQAETPTMPTEMRSGNAPLTAFEENRRTVDRTPAAALAGFGADPQTAEDYFLVGRARVLLNQYVEAKNAFDKAKALLASGQPDAFDPNNARTLEIEIAIAMAALNNTTGHTILRSELDKVTKRVEPANISSVTPLR, encoded by the coding sequence ATGGACACAGTCGTCCACATCTCATCGGCCTCAGTGTCGGACCGCGGCCTAAGCAAGAAGCGGCCGCACAATGAGGATTCGTACCTTGAACTCGCCCAGCGCGGCATCTTTGCCGTAGCTGACGGCGTTGGCGGAGCTCAGGCCGGCGAGGTGGCGTCGCAGATGGCGATGGACATTCTGGGCGAGGCATTTGCAAATGCCGGTAATGGCGATGCCGAGACCGTGATGCGGGCCGCCATCGAACGTGCCAACACTGCCATCCACGATATGGCCCAGGAGCTGCCCCAGCTCTCGAGCATGGCGACGACAGTAGTCGCCGTCCACCTGAACGGCAACATCGCAACTATCGGCCACGTCGGCGATTCGCGTGTTTACAGGCTCGATCGTGACGGTGAACTGCACCGAGAGACTGAGGACCATTCGATGGTCGCCGAGGAGGTGCGAGCCGGGCGGATGACCGAGGAACAGGCCGAGAACCATCCGAGCCGCAACATCATCAGCCGCGCACTCGGTGCCGAATCGACGGTCGAACCGGACCTCAAGACGATCATGGTCGAGCCGGGCAACGCATTCCTTCTCTGCTCTGACGGCATCACGCGGCACGTCAACGATCAGGAGATCAAGGGTGTGCTGACGTTTGGCGGCACGCCCGAGGACGTATGCGAGTACCTAAAGGAGCTCTGCTTCGAACGCGGGGCTGAGGACAACCTGACTGCCGTCGTGATCCGCCTCGCTGCCCAAGTAGGCGAGATCGATACGGCAAGCCCTGATTCACCCGAGCCGGCAGAAACACCGACGGCTGCGACCGCGCGAAAGCCTGCTCCTGCGGCGGATGACCAAGTTCTGGAGATCGAAACGGGCCGACTCGCAGCGCAGGCAACGACCGAGGATCTTGATGAAGCCGAACATGAGACTATCTCGCTTACACCTGAAGAAAAGGCAGCCGTGACAGCCGCGGCGCCGGCGATAAAAGCCGACGTACCGCCGACAGTTCCGTCGTTCAGGCACGAACCCGAAGATATCGGTGTCGCCAGATCGAGCCCATCCGCGTCATCAGCCGGCGGCAAGGTGCTGATCGGCATCGTGATGCTGGCCTTGGGCGTCGTGATCGGAGGTGCTGCGTCGTACCTCGTGCTGAAGGCCCGACAGGCGGAAACGCCGACGATGCCGACAGAGATGCGCTCAGGCAATGCTCCCCTCACGGCCTTCGAAGAGAATCGCCGCACGGTGGATCGAACGCCGGCTGCCGCCCTCGCCGGATTTGGTGCTGATCCGCAAACTGCGGAAGATTATTTCCTTGTCGGGAGGGCTCGAGTGCTTCTCAATCAATATGTCGAAGCAAAAAATGCTTTCGACAAAGCCAAGGCATTACTCGCATCTGGACAACCGGACGCATTCGACCCAAACAATGCCAGAACGCTGGAGATCGAGATCGCTATTGCGATGGCCGCTCTGAATAACACAACCGGCCATACCATCCTTCGCAGCGAACTGGATAAGGTCACTAAGCGTGTGGAACCTGCAAACATCAGCTCCGTTACACCGCTCCGCTAG
- a CDS encoding FtsW/RodA/SpoVE family cell cycle protein has translation MKNRTSSHVLILMLIVLITAISHYSIYYGGLIRGYEASTLAGFRNIMLLAALAVLPILIKQFLRFDGNWTIYTSAVLLFSIGLTMQYRLFTDPEYTSQKDKAAARQAKIKTLQMHYIQENYPPEKKKFMGLPETPPTPVDLSTEKPRPPEDTVRSVFLSGRFYNPVLGFIGFLVFFIVFRRSDMLERVQQKGFLIVLITVPLLLVPAGLAERGKFLGMTPWELAKVPFLLGFAAILAVLYKNLANTYWGIPRAKDVLPLVVMAVMPFLPFFVLHDFGQMMVFSAVYATLYLIAVRRFPQRLVLVGSVVLVISILVVGALPVKTQESIPLLPSVAAPVKKILPNRIQQRFHLWLDGFNPPTPETEWWAADYQKWYKKNVENNPDFQADIEKDPEDAQKKINVEAWFDILAFQPAQATFGLASGGVTGRGLGLGYPELIPVADSDYIFAALAEELGLFGGLLVTFALIVFVAAGVRTARDSRDMFSKLCCVGLAAFIGFQALVNIGGITRALPMTGITLPFVSHGGFSLITSFLMLGMLMAFSHRNAIDRRRDMVEIKPQTI, from the coding sequence ATGAAGAACCGCACCTCCTCACATGTCCTGATCCTGATGCTGATCGTCCTGATCACGGCGATCTCGCATTATTCGATCTACTATGGCGGGCTAATTCGCGGCTACGAGGCATCGACGCTGGCCGGTTTTCGCAACATCATGCTGCTCGCGGCCCTTGCGGTGTTACCGATCTTGATAAAGCAATTTCTGCGTTTCGACGGCAACTGGACGATCTACACGTCGGCAGTGCTGCTCTTTTCGATCGGCCTGACGATGCAGTACCGACTGTTTACCGACCCCGAGTACACGTCGCAGAAAGACAAGGCTGCGGCCCGGCAGGCAAAGATCAAGACCCTGCAAATGCACTACATTCAGGAGAATTATCCTCCTGAAAAGAAGAAGTTCATGGGCCTCCCCGAGACGCCGCCGACGCCGGTCGACCTCTCGACCGAGAAGCCGCGGCCGCCGGAGGACACCGTGCGATCGGTTTTCCTGAGCGGCCGTTTTTACAATCCTGTTTTGGGGTTCATAGGGTTCCTTGTCTTTTTTATCGTGTTTCGACGCAGCGATATGCTCGAACGCGTCCAGCAAAAAGGCTTCCTGATCGTCCTTATCACGGTTCCCCTACTGCTGGTGCCGGCCGGGCTCGCGGAACGCGGAAAGTTTCTCGGCATGACGCCTTGGGAATTGGCCAAAGTCCCCTTCCTGTTGGGCTTTGCGGCGATCCTTGCGGTGCTGTATAAGAACCTTGCCAACACCTATTGGGGCATTCCGCGTGCAAAAGATGTGCTCCCGTTGGTCGTCATGGCAGTGATGCCGTTCTTACCGTTCTTCGTCCTGCATGACTTTGGCCAGATGATGGTTTTCAGCGCGGTCTATGCCACGCTGTATCTGATCGCGGTCAGGCGCTTCCCGCAGCGGCTGGTGCTGGTCGGGAGCGTCGTCCTGGTCATCTCGATCCTTGTCGTCGGGGCCTTGCCGGTAAAAACCCAGGAGAGCATACCGCTGCTTCCGAGCGTGGCCGCGCCGGTCAAGAAGATACTGCCGAACCGCATTCAACAGCGATTCCATCTCTGGCTCGACGGATTTAATCCGCCGACGCCCGAGACCGAGTGGTGGGCCGCCGACTACCAAAAATGGTACAAGAAGAACGTAGAGAACAATCCTGATTTTCAGGCGGATATCGAAAAAGACCCTGAGGATGCGCAGAAAAAGATCAACGTCGAGGCCTGGTTCGATATCCTCGCGTTTCAACCCGCGCAGGCGACGTTCGGACTCGCATCGGGCGGTGTCACGGGACGCGGGCTTGGGCTTGGTTACCCCGAGTTGATACCGGTCGCTGACTCAGACTACATATTTGCGGCCCTTGCAGAAGAGCTTGGACTTTTTGGAGGGCTGTTGGTAACCTTTGCCCTGATCGTCTTCGTCGCCGCGGGCGTCAGAACGGCTCGTGATTCGCGGGATATGTTTAGCAAGCTTTGCTGCGTCGGGCTGGCGGCATTTATCGGCTTTCAGGCCCTTGTAAACATCGGCGGCATCACGCGTGCACTGCCGATGACGGGCATCACGCTACCGTTTGTGAGCCACGGCGGCTTCAGCCTCATTACGAGCTTTCTGATGCTCGGAATGCTGATGGCATTTTCGCACCGTAACGCAATTGACCGGCGTCGCGACATGGTCGAAATAAAGCCGCAAACCATCTGA